The genomic region TGCACTTTCCCGCTCCGATTTGGCAAGTAATTCAGCACTTTTAACCAGCTCATCGATCATGCGATTGTACTCTTCTACAAGATTGCCTATCTCATCTTTTCTGCTCCACTCAATTTTTTCATTGCCTTTTCCAAGCCTTAACCGGCCAATTTTATTGCTGATAACTTTCAATGGAAGAGTAACGTAATTAGCAATAAATAAGGTAATAAAAATGGTAATAACTGCAAGAAAAATATAAATATTGGTAAACGCTATAAGAAATATGGAAACCTCCTGTCTCAACTCCGTCTGCTTTGCAAAATAAGGAAGGTTAACATATGCAATGATTTTGTTTTGATTGTTCCGAAATGGAAGGTATGCTGATAAATACCTGTATCTGCCTATGTTCTCACTATGAATAAAAGAGGCCATTTTATTGAAAGTAAACTCATTATATACAACAGCATTCATCCTCGTAGAGAGTAATCCCTCTTTAAATATCTCTGGTCTTGATGATGCCAGCAAATAGCCCGCTGGATCATATAAATTAATATCCGAAAAGAAGACTATCGAAAACTTGGTCAGCAAAGATGCCAGATAATCCTGCATGTCAGGAGTTAATGATGATTCATTAGATAATTTATGTTCCACCTCAACAAGTACCGAATGTGTTTTCTCGTTAAGAATATCAAGGTTCTTTTTATCATTAAGATTAACGATATATAGCAATGAGGTCGCACCGATAAGGATGCAGGAAACAATAATAATTGACATAATTGCAATCTGAAGCCTGGTTTTGAAATCCAACTGCGGTCGTCTAAGGCTAAAAGAAGAATGCGTGATAAACATGAATATCAATACGTACAATCCAAAAAAAATCAACAGATACGAAAATGGAGCGACAATATCCAGAAAATGTGGATTTTCCATACTAATAATCAGCCAGGTTGAATGATTTGCTTTATAGGCCAAATGATTATATTCACTTTGCTTATAGGAAATAAACTCTTCTTCATTCTCCTTCAATTGAGGTAAAGGCAGAGTATATAAATATTTACCAACACTCTTTACTAAACAGCTATCAACATAGATGGCATATGAATAATTTGTGAGATCGGTAAAAATATAGGTCCTCCTATCCATAAGTAATTCAGGATATCCCAAGGCTTTAGGTACATATTTTGAATTTAATTCAATAAAAACATCAATTGGGTACAATGCGCCCGTGTAGTCTTCGCTAAAAGAAAGAAATGCTATATAGTTTACATCATTGGATCCCTTATTTAGATAATAAAGATGCGGATTGTCTGTTTGTTCCCCATCCTGGTTGATTTGATCAACAAAATACTGTCGACAATTAATTATAATATTATCTGGTTCAATCTCAAGATTTCTCCCCCTGTCACAAATCGTGACCTGAATGTTATAATTTGACCTGTAATCCTTTAAAAACTTTTGAACGATATAGTCGGTAATCTTATCCTCTTTACCTCGGTCCAGTAAGGCGGATGGAAGATTGCGAATCAGGGCTGTATCAGAATATATGGCCTTCTCGATTGAGGTGAATTTGTATTCGGTAATGTTATCTCTTTCTGCCGCTAACCGAACAGCCATCAATCTGCGCTGATTTAATTCTCTGATATGATTAAATTGATGGAGAAAATAAGTGCATATTATTGAAAAAAGAAATAAATAAAAGATAATACTATAAAATGATGTGACCTGTAGTCGCTTTTCTGACAAAAACCAAAATGATACTAACACTGCTAACAGAAAAATTGAATAGACTATGTCGTATCGACCAGTAATAAAATTGCACAGTAAACCATCTGTAATGAATACGAGAATAAGTAGACCAAAAAAAATAGAAATAGAAGACACATAAAAGTGAATGAAATCAGCTAATCGGTGAGTGAACAGAAAAAATGCAAGTAAAAGGGAGGCAATCACAATAAAACCAAGCAAACTTGATGATGATAAGCTGAATATGTTATTGAGATTAAACGAAATATTCGAGTCCAAAACCAAACCCTGAAAGAGGAAAACAATGAACCGAAATAATAATATTACTATTACCATGAGAATAAATGCTATGATATGCCTTATAAGTTTACTCTCTGGCTTTGTTATGTTACCTGTCCTGAGTGAGGTATTAAAAATGTATGCGATGATAAGTAAAATGAATGCATTAACGATTAAATCGCCGAAGGAAGGCAAGAAAACAGAAGATCCATAGTATAATGGGCTAAAAAGATCAGACTGATATAAAGAGATCGGGATTTTGAAATAAAATATGATAACTCTGATAATTAGAACATCCATGAAAAAAAATAAAAACATAAGAATCCTGCGCTTCAGAAAGAACTCTATTGCCAGATAGACCTGAAATATAAATGCTATCAAAAACAATAAACTAAGCAGATAAAGGGTAAATAGTATAAAGACCTGCCTATCAGTGATTATGGTGGTTTCAGGAAAACCCAATGAAAACAAATAGCTCTTATCTTTCGAATAGATCGGGTAAAGACCCTTTTCCTCCAGCACGTGCAACTCCTTACTAACTTTAAATTCCTTCTGGAATGAGTTAATCAGGTAATTATTCTGATAAGCAAAATCAGATTTGATGAGCATCAGTCCAACTAAAGCAAGGTCATTTTCTTTTTTATATATTATATCATACCAACCGTTTTGAAAATGGGTAAAGTGATTTCCTTTACTGATTTCAGTGTATACTTTCTCTGACGATACAGAATTATCCGACCATAATAGCAGGGAGTCTTTATTGTAAATTAAAATAATAAAACCCTCTTTTTTATAGGTCTTCTGATATCTCAGAAGATCCTGCATGCCGGCATCCCCCTTAGCTGATACGATAATTTTCAGTTGATCCAAAAGGGCAGTTAAAATAGTCTCCTTTTTATCCAATCTTTTCTGGAATTGCTTAGTAACAGTAATAGGTTTTCTTTTATCAAGAAAATAAAGATTTAAACTAATTGAAAGCACTAGAAAAAGCAACGTGAAGAAGGCAGCTAAAGTCCTATTGTTCAATTTTCCGATGGGCATAATCATATTCGGTTTTAGTACTTATAGTGTTGAATATCAATGTTTTAGATTGTTGCAAATTTTATGAGCCTCATAGATCGTAATGAGGCCAGGAAATAAAATTACTGAATATTCTTCTTAATCACATAAATCATGCTTGAATATTCCTTTCCTTTAAGGAAAGCCTTTAGATTTGATATCACCCCTCTAATAAAACCATGAAAATGATGTGGCTTACCATGTTTATATTTTTCACTCAACATTGACACATAATAGGCATCCAATTTCATCGGAAATACTTCGATAATATGACATCCATGAAGCTCCAGAAGATAAGATAGTGTCTGTTTCGTAAAATGATACAAATGCCTTGGAACGTCATAGGCTGCCCAAAATTCCTGATAATATTGTGCATCATATGCATTACAATTAGGCACGGCCGCAATCAAAATACCGTTAGATTTCAAGAGAGATATAATCTTCCTTAATTGCTCGTGGATGTCCGGAAGATGCTCTAATACATGCCATAATGTGATCACATCAAAAGATTCCGGCGCCGATTTGTACGTTTTCAAATCAACACCCACGTCTAAACCATAATGAGTAATACCGTAATCTCGTGCATTTGAATTAGTTTCAATACCAACAGTTTCCCATCTTCTTTTTTTAAAATATGCTAAAAGTTCACCGGTGCCGCAACCAACATCTAAAATACGATGACCCTTTTTAAACTTTACAATAATCTGAAATTTCTTCCTGACCGTAAATTTTCGAACTATAACATACAATTTATTAATCAGACCATTTGCTTCAGGTTTATGAGAAACGTAATTCTCGGATGCATAATACCTTAATATTTTGTCAAGAGATATGCTCAGGTTTGAAAACCTGAAATGACAATTTATACATTCGGAAATTTCAAAAGTTTCACCTGATAAAAAAAAATCCTTTAATACCAGATGGCTTTTAAATTCCGCATTCCCACAAAGGATGCAGGATCTTACTTGTTTCATTTAATGTTCCGTGTGATATCCACATTACTTTCCTAAATATACCAGCAATACCGACAGATCTGCAGGAGAAACACCACTGATTCTGGACGCCTGTCCAATAGTTTGTGGTTTAAGTTTCGAAAGCTTTTCCCTTGCTTCATAGGAAAGAGACGTAAGCAAATAATAATCAACATCATTTTTAATACGGATATGTTCAAATTTAGTGATTCTGTCAGCAATTTCCTGCTCTTTAGCAATATAACCATCATATTTGATCATTATTTCGATCTCCTCAATTATTTCCAGATCTTCTTGTGCCATCTGGTTAATAAATTCCGATAATACTTTCGAACGACTAACTAATTCAGCCAGATTGACCTGAGGTCTTAGTAAAAGAGTAGAATACTTAAGCTTCTGCGTGATTTCCTTTGTACCAGATTCCACAAGGTACGTGTTGATCATCTC from Bacteroidota bacterium harbors:
- a CDS encoding ATP-binding protein; the protein is MPIGKLNNRTLAAFFTLLFLVLSISLNLYFLDKRKPITVTKQFQKRLDKKETILTALLDQLKIIVSAKGDAGMQDLLRYQKTYKKEGFIILIYNKDSLLLWSDNSVSSEKVYTEISKGNHFTHFQNGWYDIIYKKENDLALVGLMLIKSDFAYQNNYLINSFQKEFKVSKELHVLEEKGLYPIYSKDKSYLFSLGFPETTIITDRQVFILFTLYLLSLLFLIAFIFQVYLAIEFFLKRRILMFLFFFMDVLIIRVIIFYFKIPISLYQSDLFSPLYYGSSVFLPSFGDLIVNAFILLIIAYIFNTSLRTGNITKPESKLIRHIIAFILMVIVILLFRFIVFLFQGLVLDSNISFNLNNIFSLSSSSLLGFIVIASLLLAFFLFTHRLADFIHFYVSSISIFFGLLILVFITDGLLCNFITGRYDIVYSIFLLAVLVSFWFLSEKRLQVTSFYSIIFYLFLFSIICTYFLHQFNHIRELNQRRLMAVRLAAERDNITEYKFTSIEKAIYSDTALIRNLPSALLDRGKEDKITDYIVQKFLKDYRSNYNIQVTICDRGRNLEIEPDNIIINCRQYFVDQINQDGEQTDNPHLYYLNKGSNDVNYIAFLSFSEDYTGALYPIDVFIELNSKYVPKALGYPELLMDRRTYIFTDLTNYSYAIYVDSCLVKSVGKYLYTLPLPQLKENEEEFISYKQSEYNHLAYKANHSTWLIISMENPHFLDIVAPFSYLLIFFGLYVLIFMFITHSSFSLRRPQLDFKTRLQIAIMSIIIVSCILIGATSLLYIVNLNDKKNLDILNEKTHSVLVEVEHKLSNESSLTPDMQDYLASLLTKFSIVFFSDINLYDPAGYLLASSRPEIFKEGLLSTRMNAVVYNEFTFNKMASFIHSENIGRYRYLSAYLPFRNNQNKIIAYVNLPYFAKQTELRQEVSIFLIAFTNIYIFLAVITIFITLFIANYVTLPLKVISNKIGRLRLGKGNEKIEWSRKDEIGNLVEEYNRMIDELVKSAELLAKSERESAWREMAKQVAHEIKNPLTPMKLSVQYLQKAWEEGVPDWDERLKRFSQTVIQQIDNLSDIASEFSDFAKMPQTKLEKVELTSVIQDAIDLYKDIQPVHLICDPYVMDPCVVFADRKQLLRVFNNLIKNSVQAIKESKSGRIEIRLTSTVNAYNLEVKDNGIGIPDDQKDKIFMPSFTTKSGGMGLGLAIVKSIIESIQGQIWFKSQEGVGTSFYIHLPKYSND
- a CDS encoding class I SAM-dependent methyltransferase, producing the protein MYVIVRKFTVRKKFQIIVKFKKGHRILDVGCGTGELLAYFKKRRWETVGIETNSNARDYGITHYGLDVGVDLKTYKSAPESFDVITLWHVLEHLPDIHEQLRKIISLLKSNGILIAAVPNCNAYDAQYYQEFWAAYDVPRHLYHFTKQTLSYLLELHGCHIIEVFPMKLDAYYVSMLSEKYKHGKPHHFHGFIRGVISNLKAFLKGKEYSSMIYVIKKNIQ